AGTCAGTTGGAGGTTCCAATTGTGATTGTGGGTGGAgagttcatatattgaagagttcataAGTTTTAAAGaggtagaaggtttctgttaTAAGTTCATCTACTACAATTGTAGAGTTTagagacaaaggttttgtactagatttaaaacttctctttattatagtggattgctttttggTAAGGTTTCCCCCAGATTTTTTTACTGTGAagctagtttgtttcattggttttcttaagtcatcatatcttatcttatttactattttgtTGTACATgtttttgacatgatattgatgtttgtttgtttgtttaaccaaagattattcataatatatctaattaacaacttgggtttaaaacttgttaattctatcaacttgGGTCTAAATTCACTTaacacatataataataatgttcAACTCATCATTTAATCAAATCTATTATGCTAAAcatattctttatttattttaaccaTTATCACGATTCTTAGACTTAGggctttatctattttgtaaGCTTAAAAATACTCCAGAAGTCATTGGTCTATGCGGCCCAATGTCGAATTCTGGATTGAACCCCCTAAATCAAATCCAGGTCTAACAAAGTCACACCTCCAACAGAAGATACGTAACCACGCAAAAAATTGGCCTTCAACAACCActttttcaagagagaatgtgagagagaataataaaaaatttatggaaaataatatgagaagaaaaaaaagtaaaagtaaaaagtatagtaataaataccaaattatccaagtcatgttATGTAGTGCAATATGATAACATCTATGAAATCAAAGAGACTAAATAAGATAacaatttgaaaacacaaaacttaatcaaatcaacccaaagtagagttccaaataatacaaaaatttatcaacctaaagtagagatgcaagaaaagtatttttaaaaaatccaccaaaaatgaaaaaaaaaaattagagagagaaagataaataaccttttgtgtgtggaaaatgtgtttgtgtgtgagtgtgtgtgtgtgtgtgtgagagagagagagagagagagagagagagagagagagagaaataacactttgtgtataaaaaaaactataaatagaatggaaaggaaaattgtaaatttatagtaagagaaGAGCaataagaaaagcaaaaaataaaagatgataaATAGACAAAGGAAAAGTGAGATTGAGGTGGATAGTAGTGGGGAGATAAGAAGGTTAAAGGGAGGGGAAAAGTtagaaaaagtataaaaataagttgagaaattaataagaaaaaaattaaaaataagaaaaagaattttgaaaatggGTGGAGGATGGGGCTGTTGATGTGGGTCAACGGGAgcgtagtaacaataaatgttcACTTtaacttttcaatatatataaatttgtaaagTCAAGAAATGTTATCTTTCatactaagggtctgtttggataccgcttattttactgaaactaaaaacttattattaaaagtactgtaaataaaggtaaaaattagttgaaatagtataatggggtctataaatagtaccaaaaagtgcagtgggcccataaatagtagcaaaaataagttgaatagtgaaataatttttatttatactatGTATCCAGACGGAGGCTAAGTGGCTGTATTATGAAGAATTTAGTTCCAAGTTTTGTAGGGCGCTCATCAAAAATGCACATTTTAAAAGACCTAAAAGATCCCCCATGAGGCATGTTAAACTAGATCAAATTGGGTTGGTAATGAATTGTGATGAGCTTGGAGAAAGACGGAAGGTGAAGGTGCTCCCTAGGCGACCCTTTGTTTTTGCTAGAGACACAGCTtcttgtaaattgtaataaaaaGTGTTGGCTCTTGTTTTGGCAAGTTCAATTTGGTTGAGTTActcccaaaaaagaaaggtgggggggggggggggggggccccACCGCCCATTTGTGCCTATTTATCAATTTGCCTCACATATGATTCTCCTTCAAACTCTTATTCTCATTTTTGTTAAAGAAAGCCCAATGGTGTGGGTGGTGCTTAAACAGATGGAAGGAACCCAGCGAAGGTAAGTGTTACAAACTGACTGCTATTCAGAAAGCAAGCAGTACAGTGAAGATTGTAGCTGCATGACTTGAGGATACGAGGATATAGGAATTGCTCTATCTTAGTTATCTAATATCTGTTTGTatcagggtggtcgataccgtaccggtatcgacgtaccggccagtgcaccggtactggtacacttctatattgtaccggaaaaaatactagccgtaccggccgcgtaccggccatatCGGCTAATTTCgagcaataccggccggtaccgggcgtaccggccggtacagaaaaaaacttttttttttatttttagttttgtaatttttgaattttcgtAAGGGcataatagtaacttatttacattaacttattagtattatttgttttcttagtatgcaatgaacaactaagctttctatttttttatattgtgttttttttttcttttaattgatactaaagtctaaaactatgaataatttgttttgaattgaggtaatgttttatgataaacttttatatttactataatataagtgaaatattatatgtttataaacatagttctagagattttagtgtgtgtgtgtgtgtctatatatatatatatatatatatatatatatatataatagcggtaaacccgaaacggtacactggtattaaccggtatccgaaatatatcataccggtggccaaaccggtacagcctccggtacggtattgacttccttggtttgTATTATCATTTAGGAGTTGTTGCACTTACGTTCTGTTGTAAGCCTTTACAAGGCCTGtgatcaataataataaagagatatcagaatatatatatgaaaaaaatcaaGCCTTTGCTTATTAGGAGGTCCTAGTTATCCCTTGAAGCATAGCCACAAAATTTCTTTGACATTAACTTGCTTTtcatatttctctcttttgtcaCCATAGCCTCACATGGGAGAAGAGGTGCAGCTTGCGACTGTGGGGTCGTATCAGTAAGCTGGTACACAAACTTATCAACTTATGAAGCATCTACCTTGTTTTGATGTTAGAGTTATGGAGCTTGTCTGCTTAGAGTCCGAGTCCGTAAACTgtggctgtttttttttttggtgttcaGTTGGGCTGCAGCTGTTGCAACGCATATAGTGGCTGCAGCTGCCTTGGAGTTTCTACATATAGTGGTTGCAGTTGTCTTGGAGCTTCTATATGGTCATTGCAATTGATTAACTGTTGCTTGTTGAATTGGTGTTTGTTAATGAAATTACTTGATtctttaaataagaaaaagaaaaagaaaaatctaataTGTCCGAATAAACTTTCAAAGTATTGGTGATAAGCATTCTGTTGGGGTTCGATTTAAAACATTCTTTGCTAGGAGTTGGGATCTCTATTACTAATTGCATTGCAAGTTGACACATGAGCAAACTAAACTTTCCTGATTTAGCAAACTGAATCCTCTGCATTAAGCTTAGCAAGCACAACAGTACACTAACTTTGAATTTGAACTAAATCTTCTAACCTAGTGTTATTCAATTCCAAATCCATTGACTTTTCAGGTACAGATACCCAACTGCCTGCTTGTCCTAATATGCTGTACTCCTATAATGTGGGCCGTCAATCCACAATCATTGCATATACACTTCAGAAATTATACAATCACAAAAGCATGAAATATTACATCTTTGTCCATCTATCGcattacaaatatttaattggGATTTGCGAGCACGACACTTATGATAATAGAATTTGATCACTATTACCATTAACACAGATCAGTCGGAATAGCACTTGACagcaaaaaaaatgaatttcaagAATAGTTTCTTCACACTTGCAAGCAGTTTAACCAAGTATAAACCAAAAGATTCATGCACTAATTCAATCTTGTAAAAGTTGCAATTAGCAAAAAATTTGAACTGTCAAGGGAAAGTTTGAATCATTCAAGCTTCAAGTTGCTAGTGATATTCTCAGAGATTGAGTTAATGAATATATGCCGGAAGAATCAATATAAAGCTGAGCTGTGAAGGAGGATTACCAAGGTGTAGCTGGGAAATTGGATCTTGCATAGAAGTTAGCAAAAGCAGAGGTACTACCTTTCGAAGAATCCTTAGTACTTTCTTCAGTGGCTTCTCATACATTTCTTCCGAACTAGATGGAAAATTGGGGAATGTTAACTcctgaaatttatattttacaaacacCACCCActccccccccaaaaaaaagaagaaaagaaaagaaatttctcTCTTCCTTCCCCTCAATTCTACCTGCTAGCAATTTTTTGGCAATTCTCCCTTCTAGCATAGAGGTGTCAATATAGGAGGTGCAGGTATTCCCAGCCAAAATTTCTGCCCATTTTGGCAGTTTCAGCATAAGGAGGAGCACTACTCAAGGATCATGGCTTTGTTTGAAGGAGGTAACAGAATAATCTGATTGACCACTCAATAATGATACCATTTTTTGTCAAAACTAGTGACAGAGGTTATGTTGAACACCTTCACtatgagtccgtttggatagaacttattgctgaaaactgaaaactgaaaatactgtagcaaaataattttttaacgtgtaaaaaaacactgttcactcctttttttttactgtttatatgccttggtgcactgttcatgtcccatgaacagtgcaccaagcgctggtctttaaaaaaaaaaaaaaaaaaacgcaaacgtAGCCCGGAAAACGGGGATCCAAACGGGCAATATATATCAACACAGATCCATATTTCTTTCATCTATTCCAGTACATTATCTTGCAATAGATTAATACATTATACATATTCACACacatattgtgtgtgtgtgtgtgtgagagagagagagagagagggagagatggTGTAACCTGCTGAAACCCATACCATCAGGCCTTGTCTAAGATTCAGCCTTTGTCCATTATAATGTCCAGAATTATTAATATTTCCGGCAGAAAAATGTTGCGTGCTTGTTATAAAATGTTGGCACGAACCTGAGGGATTTTCTTGCCTTGATTTTCAAAGGCCATCACCAAGTCTTGGTCTTGGCATCAGAGTGGAGATATGAATATGGTCCAGACCATCACCTTTTCTCTCATATTGTGGCTGCTCTCTGCCTTTTGAATTGTCCGTAGCGGTAGCAGTGAAGAAAATCATGACCTGCAGCTGCAAGTCAAAAAACTCCAAGTGTTAGTGAAATAACTCAAAGACAGgcaataaaataaatcttatagcaaaaaagaatcacaaatcaattttttggtgATTGAATCTCCTCCTTACAATCCTTCAAGCCTGAGGGAATATCTATTGTCTTCTTTCGGtgtttattatcttattttatctttttgttcttttaccAGGAAAAACTTCTATTTTCAAAGTCTGAGGAGGGAGAATGCTTTGAGTTCCTGAATTCCTTACTCAAGCACTAATGAAGCTTCAACTTCATAGTTCCATTGTAAGAACCAATCATCtgtcaacataaaaaaaatcctcatcAGCTATGCTTACTACCTTAATTATAGTCTTCACTTTAAATGCTGATGAATCCTTCTTGACAAACACTAGGCCCACTGTAGGAACTTTGACTTTGTACTATCCATTATAGCAAGAACTTCCATCACTTACTGCTTGAGCTTCGACATTAACCATTCTAAGGTCCTTGTCCACCTTATAGGTTTGCATATCATTCCTATAATCAATCCAACTATAACCTGGTTCCTTAATCACTTGTTTCTCACTCATCAGCTCTCTAACAGCCTTCACATCATCCCATCTTCCCAAAGAAGAATAGATATTGGCCAAAAGCACATAAGGGGCAGAATTCTGTGGGTCCAGGTGGAAAAGTTCATCTGCTGCTCTTTTTGCTAAGTCCACATTAGCATGAACACGACAAGAACTAAGCAATACCTCCCATATAACTGGGTCATCTTTATATGGCATCTTATCTATAAGCATTTCTGCTTCATGGAATCGACCAGCTCGGCCCAGAGAATCAATAATGCAAGTGTAATGGTCCAAGAAAGGCTCGACTCCATGTTCTTGATGCATTGAATCGAATATTTCTATGCCGACATCCACCAATCCAGAATGGCTACAAGCAGTTAAGACGGCAACAAATGTTATACCATCAGGTTTCTCACCTGAACTGATCATGTCATTGTAGAGACAAACAGCCTCATATCCATGTCCATTCTGTGCATACCCATGTATCATTTCATTCCAAGTGACAGTGTTTTTGCCAGGCATCATATCAAAGAAAAATCGGGCCCCATCTACATCACCACATTTTGAATACATATCAATAAGAGCACTCCCCACAAAGATATCATTCATATATCCATCTTTTGCTATTTGAGCGTGAACCTGCCTCCCTTGAAATGAAGAAGATACTTTAGCACAGCAACTCAGAACAGTAGCATAAGAAAATTGGGTGGGACACATTCCATTTTGTCTCATCTGCTTGAAGAGCGTGAAAGCTTCCATGTCCAGAGAATTGAACGAAAAACCAGCTATCATTGAATTCCAACAAACAATATCTAATTCAGACATGTTAGAAAATATACGAGTTGCCATCTCTGTCTTCCCACACTTAGCATACATGCCAACTAGTCCACTGGCAACATATATGTCAGTATGAAAAAATGCCTTTTGTGAGGCGGCATGGACCTGCTTTCCAGACTCCAGAAGCCCTGTTGCTGCACATGAGCTGAGGATAATGGCCAGTGTAGTCCGATCAGAATGCACACTTTGAAACTGCATTTCCCTAAACAGTTTTATTGCCTCGTTGTGATTCCCACTCTGGGCATAGCCAGAGAGCATGGCATTCCATGAACTCACACTTGGGCATGGCATGCTATCAAACATTTGACGCCCAGTTTCAACATCCCCAGACCTGATGCATGCTGCAAGCATATTAATATAAGTGACTTCATCCGGTTCAAAACCGCTACACTGCATTCTTTGCAGATACTCCACAGCTTTCTCCGTTTGGTACTTCTGGCCATACCCAGCTATCATAACATTCCAAGAAACAACACTGACTTCCGACAAATTAGTAAAAACCTTCTCGGCACTATCCATGTCCCCATTCTTAGCGTACATATCAAGCAATGAATTATTTAAATGAAGATCTCGCTCGAATCCAAGTTTAATCGTGAGGCCATGAACTTGTTGTCCATGTACATTATACGAAAGCCTGGCATTGAGATCATCCTGACCGAAGTCTCCCCATACCCCTCTAGCACACACACCTAAAATGCTTGACAATGAGACAGAATCGATTCCAATTCCTTTTCTACACATCAGTCTAAACATTTCCAAAGCTTCCACGACTCGATCCGTTTGCACTAACCCACCCATCATTGCTGTAAATGTGACCTCATTATGTTCAGGCATGTCCTCAAAAACTCGAATTGCATCCCTAAGCAGCCCACACTTTGCATACATGCACAACAAAGCATTAGCTACGTACATATTCACGTCAAGGCCAATCTTAATAACAAGACCATGACATCTCCTACCACACTTAGAATTCTCCAATGCACCACATGCACTAAATATACTCGCCAACGTGAAACGGGTCGGCAAAAATCCTTCTGAAATCATTGAATCATACGCAGCCAATGCCTTTTTTTCAAACCCGCTTCGAGCGAATGCACTAATCAAAGTGTTCCAAGACACAGTGTTTCTTTCAGGCATTTTAACAAACAAGGTATAGGCATCATGTAAATTGCCAGCTTTGCAATGAGCTCCTAGGATGGCATTCCAAGAATACACGCCTTTGTGAGGAATTTGATCGAATACTTGGTGGGCAGAATGAATGTTTCCGCATTTGGAGTAGAGCTCAATGAGGCGGTTGGAGAGGAAGGAGTCGGAAGCGAGGCCGATGCGAAGGATAAATGCGTGGATGAGTTTTCCGGCAAGGTGGGATTTCTTGTCAATGCAAGATTGCAAGAGGTTTGCTAAGTAAGTGGTGGTTTTGTTTTCCATGCTTACTGTTACATTAATATTATGCTTAGCCCAGCGCCAGTAGTagagttcaaaaaaagaaagaaatcaccTGCAATGTTTTAACCTACAATAACCACAAGGGGCAAGAGTTGGCACAATCAAAACTTGTcatgtcaataaaaaaaaatccaacgaATCTATTATGTCTTCTAGTACAATTTTAAGAAGATCATGGtctatattatcaattaaatattaaaattttaatattttgtaacttaaaattatgtaaaaaaaaattattaatcaaataataaatagtatttgagtttaataaaatttaatatatatatatatatatatatatatatattaagaacataaataaaatataatctaataactaaatttcaaatttcacgtgtaataaaaaatgtataggAAAAGTTTAAAGTATTTATCTTCAAACTATATAGACAATTAAAGGGTACAAGTACAAAGCTAAAATATGCAACTCTTTGACATGGACATAACTCTTTGGCTATGGGTTGAATTCGATGAATTGGATTCGACCCACTATTGGGCATGGTTTAAGTGTACTATTATTGTGGGTTGGTAAAATTTAAGGAACTAATTGGTTTCAAAAAGTAGTGtattcactttttattttctttataggaaaaaaaaattttatttttatatttgataaaatttggtaaattgttttgaatacataattttttttaaggtcgTTTTGAATACATAATTTGATTATAGAATATATCATACTCAGATTTGgtcattgttttttatttttatttttttttaaagtagctGTTCTCACTTACACttatattaccaaaaaaaagtaactttgtGTTTTCAGAATATTTACAAATATGTCACTATAtttatattcataaaaaatgaaaaaattgctgaaattttgttttcatttttttttttgatattcaAATCTAacttttagaaaattgaaaatgaaaatgataacTAATTACAAAGGCTAAAactaaatcaattttttagtgatgggccacacaaaaaaaaagaaaaaaaaaaacttaaaaatgaataCAGAATATTTCACTTTTTCGACTAACTAAGCAGGCCGCAAAGCTCCCAAGTTTAGCAGCCCTCCCTGTGAAATCCAATGTGTAAAGATAATTATCTAGCCACTATTCTTCTTATTCTCATCCCAATTAACACCTAGAAAATCCTTCAAATGAAACCCTCCTCTCCATCTTCTCATCTAGTCGATTCCCCAACTTTTTTACAAAGTCtaccattaaaatttaaaaccatgCATCGCTCAAGTTAGCTcaactcaaaattttcaatacacTTGTCTAACAAAAAGTGTTCTCCTCCAAGCCCATGGAGGCAGTGATCCACTACAGAGTCCACAGAAGGCAAACCATAAGCAGCAGTTTACTCATGCCAAATGCGAATAAATTGAGTATAAGAAATTCTCACTCATTTGGGTCGGgagtttcaaattaaattatagagGTATTACAAACAAAATTGTATTATCGACCTATTTCTAGTGAATTAACAtccaaattttcataataaCAGCTATTATAATGTTGAACTTCTTTGGTTGTTAGTTACTTGGAAGTAGTTGGTTCTAATTTGCCATGGAAATACTGtaaatcaattaaatttcaatgaataGGCAATTAGATTTTTGGCATTTCTTTCCACTTGGGTACGTATGCTCTTGCAGTCTATACTCTGGAGTCGGAGTTTATAGAGGATATTGTTGGGAACATTTGGAAAATACTAAATGAAGAGGAATCAGCTACCGCCCCATCCCGTCTTCAGGTTGCGTTACACGAATGTCTAGACTCCTATTTTCAATAACGTCTAAACGCATTACAAGAATCTCATCACCCAACTTCATGCACACCATTACCAACTGTAACTGCATTGAACATTCACGTGTGCTTTCCTCGAATGCTGAACAACAGGCTTCGCCAACCCAGTTAGAATCAATCTTGCAAGCTTGTTCTGGCCCTTCTCTTCTTCAACAAGGTAGACAAGTTCATGCCCAGGTCATTGTCAGTGGATATACTTATAGCAACAACAATGGTCTTCTGGGTGCAAAGCTTTTGGGCATGTATGTTCTTTGTGGCAGTTTTTTGGATGCTAAGACCCTGTTCTATAAGCTTGAACTCAGGTCTTCTGCTTGGCCTTGGAATTGGATGATTAGAGGGTTTACAATGATGGGTTGGTTTGATTTTGCCTTGTTGTTTTACTTTAAGATGTTGGGTTGTGGTATTTCTCCTGATAAGTATACTTTTCCTTGTGTGATAAAGGCTTGTGGTGGTTTGAATAATTTAAGGTTGGGTAAGTTAGTTCACCAAACAATTCGGTTGACGGGTTTTGAGTTTGATGCGTTTGTGGGTAGCTCTTTGATCAAATTGTATGCAGAGAATGGTTGTATCGGTGATGCGCGGTATTTGTTCGATAAAATGCCTCATAAAGATTGTGTAATGTGGACTACTATGCTTAATGGTTATGTAAAAAATGCAGATAGTAGTAGTGCTCTGCAAATGTTTTTGGGAATGAGATACAGTGACATTAAGCCCAATTCCGTGACATTGGCTTGTATATTGTCTGTTTGTGCCTCAGAAGCAATGGTTGTTTTGGGGACCCAGCTTCATGGACTTGTCATTAGGTGTGGGTTGGAGTTGGATTCACCTGTGGCTAACACATTGTTAGCTATGTATTCGAAATGCCAGAAACTGTTTGATGCATGTATGCTATTTGATAGAATGCCACAAACTGATTTGGTAACTTGGAATGGAATGATTTCTGGATTTGTACAAAACGGGTGTATGGGCCAGGCCGCACATTTGTTTCGTGAGATGATATCTGTTGGTGTCAAACCAGACTCGATCACCTTTGCAAGTTTCCTTCCATCAGTTACTGAATCCGCGTGtctcaaacaaggtaaggaaattCACGGTTACCTAGTGAGAAATGGTGTGCCTTTGGATGTATTCTTGAAGAGTGCACTTcttgatatatatttaaagtgGAGTAAAGTGGAAATGGCATGCAAAATTTTTAGCCAAAGCAGCACAACTGATGTCGTAGTGTGCACGACTATGATTTCAGGGCTTGCACTTAACGCAATGAATAGTGACGCTTTAGACATTTTCAGGTGGTTACTGAAGGAGAATATGAGACCGAATTCTGTAACACTGGCAAGTGTTCTGCAGGCTTGTGCTGGTTTGGCTGCCCTGAACTTGGGGAAGGAATTGCATTGTAACATACTCAAGAATGGGCTTGATGGGAGGTGTCGTGTTGGAACTGCAATTACAGACATGTATGCTAAATGTGGAAGGTTGGATCTTGCTCATCACACTTTTCAAAGGATGTCAGAAAGGGATAGTGTGTGTTGGAACTCAATGATCACAAACTGTTCCCAGAATGGTAAATCAGAAGAGGCCATTGATCTTTTTCGTCAAATGGGGAAGGGAGGAACCAAGTATGATTGTGTGAGCATTTCAGCTGCACTATCTGCTTGTGCAGCCTTATCATCACTCCATTATGGGAAAGAGATCCATGGTTTCATGATTAAAGGTGCATTCAGCTCTGATGGTTTTGCTGAGAGTGCACTGATAGAAATGTACGCTAAATGTGGAAACTTGGATTCTGCGCGCTGTGTGTTTGACATGATGCAAGGGAAGAATGAAGTTTCTTGGACTAACATAATTTCTGCTTATGGGAACCACGGTCACCTCAAGGACTCTCTCACTCTATTCCATGAAATGTTGGAAAACGGAATTCAGCCTGATCATGTCACCTTTCTTGCAATAATTTCTGCTTGTGCTCATGCAGGCCAAGTTGACAACGGAGCTCATTACTTCCGTTGCATGACTGAGGAATATGGAATTCCGGCACGGATGGAGCATTATGCATGCATGGTAGATTTGTTTGGACGCGCTGGTCGGATGAATAAAGCATTTGAAACTATAAAGAATATGCCATTCGCTCCAGATGCTGGTGTTTGGGGGACATTGCTTGGTGCCTGTCGTGTCCATGGCAATGTTGAACTTGCTGAAGTTGCTTCTAGACATCTTTTTGATTTAGACCCACAAAATTCTGGCTACTATGTGTTGCT
The sequence above is drawn from the Castanea sativa cultivar Marrone di Chiusa Pesio chromosome 5, ASM4071231v1 genome and encodes:
- the LOC142634065 gene encoding pentatricopeptide repeat-containing protein At4g20770, with amino-acid sequence MENKTTTYLANLLQSCIDKKSHLAGKLIHAFILRIGLASDSFLSNRLIELYSKCGNIHSAHQVFDQIPHKGVYSWNAILGAHCKAGNLHDAYTLFVKMPERNTVSWNTLISAFARSGFEKKALAAYDSMISEGFLPTRFTLASIFSACGALENSKCGRRCHGLVIKIGLDVNMYVANALLCMYAKCGLLRDAIRVFEDMPEHNEVTFTAMMGGLVQTDRVVEALEMFRLMCRKGIGIDSVSLSSILGVCARGVWGDFGQDDLNARLSYNVHGQQVHGLTIKLGFERDLHLNNSLLDMYAKNGDMDSAEKVFTNLSEVSVVSWNVMIAGYGQKYQTEKAVEYLQRMQCSGFEPDEVTYINMLAACIRSGDVETGRQMFDSMPCPSVSSWNAMLSGYAQSGNHNEAIKLFREMQFQSVHSDRTTLAIILSSCAATGLLESGKQVHAASQKAFFHTDIYVASGLVGMYAKCGKTEMATRIFSNMSELDIVCWNSMIAGFSFNSLDMEAFTLFKQMRQNGMCPTQFSYATVLSCCAKVSSSFQGRQVHAQIAKDGYMNDIFVGSALIDMYSKCGDVDGARFFFDMMPGKNTVTWNEMIHGYAQNGHGYEAVCLYNDMISSGEKPDGITFVAVLTACSHSGLVDVGIEIFDSMHQEHGVEPFLDHYTCIIDSLGRAGRFHEAEMLIDKMPYKDDPVIWEVLLSSCRVHANVDLAKRAADELFHLDPQNSAPYVLLANIYSSLGRWDDVKAVRELMSEKQVIKEPGYSWIDYRNDMQTYKVDKDLRMVNVEAQAMIGSYNGTMKLKLH
- the LOC142634205 gene encoding pentatricopeptide repeat-containing protein At4g21300-like; amino-acid sequence: MSRLLFSITSKRITRISSPNFMHTITNCNCIEHSRVLSSNAEQQASPTQLESILQACSGPSLLQQGRQVHAQVIVSGYTYSNNNGLLGAKLLGMYVLCGSFLDAKTLFYKLELRSSAWPWNWMIRGFTMMGWFDFALLFYFKMLGCGISPDKYTFPCVIKACGGLNNLRLGKLVHQTIRLTGFEFDAFVGSSLIKLYAENGCIGDARYLFDKMPHKDCVMWTTMLNGYVKNADSSSALQMFLGMRYSDIKPNSVTLACILSVCASEAMVVLGTQLHGLVIRCGLELDSPVANTLLAMYSKCQKLFDACMLFDRMPQTDLVTWNGMISGFVQNGCMGQAAHLFREMISVGVKPDSITFASFLPSVTESACLKQGKEIHGYLVRNGVPLDVFLKSALLDIYLKWSKVEMACKIFSQSSTTDVVVCTTMISGLALNAMNSDALDIFRWLLKENMRPNSVTLASVLQACAGLAALNLGKELHCNILKNGLDGRCRVGTAITDMYAKCGRLDLAHHTFQRMSERDSVCWNSMITNCSQNGKSEEAIDLFRQMGKGGTKYDCVSISAALSACAALSSLHYGKEIHGFMIKGAFSSDGFAESALIEMYAKCGNLDSARCVFDMMQGKNEVSWTNIISAYGNHGHLKDSLTLFHEMLENGIQPDHVTFLAIISACAHAGQVDNGAHYFRCMTEEYGIPARMEHYACMVDLFGRAGRMNKAFETIKNMPFAPDAGVWGTLLGACRVHGNVELAEVASRHLFDLDPQNSGYYVLLSNIHADAGQWGSVLKIRSLMKERQVQKVPGYSWMDINNITHMFSAADGSHPQSSEMYSLLNNLLLELRKEGYVPQL